Part of the Drosophila virilis strain 15010-1051.87 unplaced genomic scaffold, Dvir_AGI_RSII-ME tig00001750, whole genome shotgun sequence genome is shown below.
CGTTGCatcatttcatatttgtaacaatttctattaatcttaaatatattaaatttccttttttttgtacagAATATCTCTTTCTGTTGGCGATCTGGCCAGCGTCCTCCTGCGCGGGGTTCAAAGGTGGTGTGCCACAgaatggctgcggctgctctaATAGAGTTTCGCTTTTGTAGTAGTTTTAAATGACGACAGTGTGTTTCGGGTGTATTATTGCTTCCCGTATTATAGCTCTTGGGCACTATTTCTTTTGCAATACGTTAGCACATAAGGAATTATCTTCGCATTCAAATAATAAGGAATGCCCGTCATGAAGCAGATTATTGTTACGACATGGATGACCGTTACAAGGAATATCCGTGCGCATTTCATGGATTGACCCAGCCGGCTAATAACGATGCCCAACGTACTGACGCAACACTgacccaaaagaaaaaagggAGGACGGGCGCTGCTACAGCCATTGCCTGGCAGGGAAGTCAGCAAATTACAATTATGTTCGTATATCTTTTGAGTGGAAAACGCCTAGCACGCGTCCCTGGAGATCTTCTAACTCATAGGCGTTGGTGCACACGGCTCGGACAACTCGTCTCTTTAAGAATTTCCGGGCGCACTTGGCATTGAAGGCTATGCCGAAGCTGCTTAGTGCGAAGTTGCGCCTCCACATTTCCTGCCCCGGTTCCAGATGAAGCTGCGCGCGGTGGTCGTATCGTTGGCGACTTCGCTCGTATGCGGTGTGCAGGTGGTCCTTGACTTGGCTTCGGACTACAGCCAGTCTGTCCTTCGCATCAAGGTCAGAAATACTGTGATCGGCCAATAATCTCATTTTCCTGGACAGTTTGTAACTGGAACCATTCAGGTACATCTGCTGTCCAAAGACCGCGAAGAACGGAGTCACTCTAGTAGCGCGGTGGACCGCATTCCGGATCGCCACTTCCACCTCTGGTAGGTACGCGTCCCAATCCCGATGATCCTGACCCAGGTAGGTTCTGATTGAAGACAGAACTGTGCGGTTCACCCGTTCGGCGGCGTTGCTCTGAGGCGAATACACTGGTGTGCACAGGTGAGTAATGCCAAACGCCGGACCATCGCATCAAACGACGTTGACACGAATTGTCGTCCATTATCCGAATGGATCACTTCCGGCATGCCAAATTTGAAGAACACCTCATGCACTAGGAAGTTCACGACATCCGCCGCGGTGGCTTCCCTCATGGCCTTCAGGAAGGTAAATTTCGAGAAATGGTCTACGACGACGAATATCCACGCATGCCCTCGTTTCGACCGTGGATACTTCCCCAAGAAGTCGATCTATAGCTTCTGGAAGGGGCGGTCGGTGCGCACTTCTTCCCCAATTCCGACCTGCGTCCGGTAGTTTTGTGCATTGGTCTCCTTGCATGTATCGCATTTCCGTACATAGTCCCTGACTTGTATGGCCATGTTGGGCCAATAATATCGCCTGAGCAGCGCGTGCAGCGTTTTCCCCATGCCTCCATGAGCTGACGTCTCGTCCGCGTGTGCTAGTCCTGCAGTCAGCGACTCCGGCACCCAGAGCTTCTAACTTGTGCCTTCGACCTCATCCTCCAAGCTCTCCTTCACGGTCCTCTTGAACAGAAGTCCGTCCTGCACTCTAAGATCCGACAACTTCCCTTGTTGGCTCATCACCTTTTTTATCAGCTCTCGATATTCGGTGCTCTCGAACTCCGGGGTCTGTAATCCCAACAGATCCTCTAGGGTCAGTTCGACCTCTTCCACGCTTCGGGACAACGTGTGTGCGACGACGTTGTCGGCTCCCTTGCGGTACTGCATGGAGAAAGGGAACGCTGATTACCGTGAACGGCATCATCTCCACGTACGATCGGAATCGATGTATGCCCAGTTTTGCGGCCAGGCATTCCTTCGGGTCACCGAATAGTTGATCTGCTGCTTGATGAGTTTGGTCGAGAAGAATGCGATCGGCCTTTCCTGTTGCTCGTCGTCTAGCTGGAACAACACGGCTCCTACTCCGTAGTGAGATGCGACGATTTGGATAAAGAATGGTCTTCGAAAATCCGCGTGAACTAACACCGGAGCTGTGGTGAGGGCTAACTTCAAGCTTTCTATGGCATCCATGGCCTCGTCACTCAACAAAAATCTACGCGTTCTCTTCTTAAGGGCATCAGTCAACGGTACCGAGATCTCGGCGAAGTTCTTTATGAATCGTCAATACCACCCCGCTGTACCTAAGAAGCTTTGTAGTTCCTTGACCGTCCGCTTCTACTCTTCCCGGATCCATGCGCACCGTCCCGCCGCCTATGATGAAACCCAGGTAGTTTAGGTTGCGGAAGCAGAATTTCGCCATGCCTATGAAGAGGTTCGTGTTCCTCAGACACTCGGCCACCAGTTCTAAGTATTTTAGGTGCGTTGGAAAATCTGCCGATATTATCAGCAAATCGTCTAGGTATACGAACACGTTGGACCTCAGATTCGCCGGGATTACCTTGTCCATGAGCCTGCAAAGTTATTGAGCACCTTTGCAGAGCCCGAATGGCAGCGGCCTCCCTGGTACGGTAAACGCCGTATACGCCCTGCTCTTCTCTTCCATCTCGATTTGCCAGAACGCGAACTTATGGTCGACGCTAGAGATAAAATGAGTCTCGTCGACTCGCGATAGGATACCCTCGATGCATGGAAGCGGGTAAGCGTCCTTTACCGTCACACTGTTTAATTTCCTGGCGTCTAAGCAAAACCTGTTCTTCCCAGGCTTCATCGCCACCGTCGTCCGGTTGCTCCAGGGGCTGTTACTCTCCTCGATGATGCCTAACTTTAGCATTTTATCCACCTCGGCCCACACGATCTCCTGTTTGGCCGGAGACAGCGGATAATGTCTGTCCTTCACGGGTTCTGCTCCCTCGATCAGCTGAATTCGGTGCTGCAGCAGGTGAGTTTTCCCTAAGCCATCCTTTTCAAATTGGGGAAAGCTGCGTTTCACGCTTTCCAACTGACTCCTCTGATCGTTGTCCAGGTCCCATATTTCCGGATCCGCCGCGCAGTCATCGTCGTCCCGGTAATAAGCTACCTCTGGGTTCGCTAACGTTACCTCAGATGCCTCTGGTGGTGTTTCGGGCTTTCTGCCCGGACCGAGTAGCTCTGGTACAATTTCGAAGGCTCGCCAGAAGTCGATTCCCAGGTATAGTTCCTGTCGCAGGTCCGGGCACATGTAAAATACGATATCTTCCTTTATATTCTCGTATTTCACAGGCAGAACAACGCGACCTAAAATTGGGCGATTGGCACCCGCCGCTGTCCTTACTATCGATTCGTATGGCCGCGCTTCCCATCCCAGTTCCTTCACTAACTCTCGGCATCCTCGTCCCAACAGACTGACTGAGGCCCCCGTGTCCAGCAACCCTTTCATATTAGCCCCGCGACTTCCACTTCGGTGAATACGCGTGGGTCTATACTATCCTCCCGTCTCACCGTTTCGACGACCTGGTGCCGGGTAATCCTGCGTCTGCGGAAGCGCGCACGTGCCACCACCACTCTCCGAGTGGCAAGTGTCATTCCTTCCAGCTGTCGCTCACCAAAACTTCAATTTCGGGCCAACATGTATGCCCGAACACGTTCTTCATATGGTAAGCCCCTAAGTGTTCCTCCTTtgcttatattattataataattagccTTATCCTGACCCTTATCCCAAATCTCCATCTCCTTTCCAATGATTATTGGCTTTGGTAGGTACCCCTCTTCTGCTTCCCTGCGGTCGCCGTCCCGCGTCTGTCCCGCCATCACCGCGCTCCCTCTGGGGTTTCCCGGACAGTTTTCACACTGGGAGCAGAAAGTGTCCGGCTTTCCGCACCTATAGCAGAATATTTTCCGCTCCTTGGACAGGCAGTCTCTAAAGACGTGATCGAACTGTCTGCAGTTCGAGCATACAAGTCGGGTTGCTTTCCTGCCTTGCTTCCTCCAGTTCTCCCGGCGGCGTTTTTGTACGATGTGGTGGTACTTCAACCTCGTGGACTACGGACGTCGTTCCTTGTGGACAACGCGGCGGCTGCAGGTACCCTGGGCCACTCCACTTCTAGGCACTTTTGGCGCAGCTCATCCACGGTGAGTACATCCATGTCAAACCCCGCTTTATAATTTTCACCAGCTCGCGGTCTCTCAGCGGCTTCTGGAATCGCGCGGGAAGTTGAAGCATGTGGTGGATCCAATACCACTCGCGGGCGCGGCCGGTCAGGAGCAGGTGGAAACCGCGCAGGACCTCCTTTCACGGGCATTGATACTTTCTCTGCAGGAACTCCAGGCGGAACACGAAGTCCTCGACCGAATTCACCGCTCGAGCTTCAGGTACACAGTTTCTCGTACGCCTCCTCCAGTTGAAAATCATTCGCTCTCCGGTCCTCTACTCGGAAATGACGGTTACTCAGGTTACGCCTCAAATAAGCATCTGCGACGTAAGCTGGGCTGCTGGACGAATACTCCGCCCCTCGTGCGCCTTGTCTATGTGGCTTCGGTGGCACCGGTAGTGGAAATGCCTCGCGCTGGAATACTTCCCGTTCTTTCGGGATGGCGCGTGTTCGTGGTCCCGGCTCGACATGTCTCGGCGGCTTTGGCGCAGTGTCAGTCTCGGCGGTTTGGCTCCCTGGCGGCCTGAGCACATCAATGATGCCCTTCATAGTTTCCATGAAACCAGCTCGCATCTCCTCGCGGAAGGACTCGCTGATGCCAGATGGCAGAGCATGCCGATACGTTTGGTGGGCCTGAGCGATCGCCGCGTTTGCCGCCGATTTGAGCACTAAGTCTTTCGGGGCTTATGGGAACTCCAGGTTCCGTGGAGGTTTATTCTTTCTCCAAGTCTACCATGTGACCCTCTTTTGGGATCTATCTCTCTGGAAATCCCCGGAAATACATTGGCGTTCGCACCAGCCCCCCAGCCGGGCGCGGCGGTGGCAGAGCCGACGCCCCATCAGCGTCAGAAGCCCAATCAGACACCTGTTGCTCAGCCATAACTATCCCTTCTGAGAACTGTACCCCTCTCTTCTACAAGGCTTACTAcccttttataaaaaaatctttaccaatattccaaataaattaataaataaataaacacacactaACAAATCTTACtaataaagaataataaattaatacacaTCGACCACAAAAACactcacaaaaataaattagtttctttctaattaatttcaaatacttGGGGGAGAGAAGACAAATCCTAACCCAGGCTAACTAATCTACGCATAATCTGGACAGTGGACAACACTTAAGCATTCGTCAAATGCTCAGTTCGTCCGATTGACTGACGAACGGCATTCAAGGCACGCTACCTTGAAGGCTATTTGGTTTCTGTCGCACTTCTGGGCACCCTTAGGGTATGCTGTGCGACACGTGCGGCGCAGGATCGGCTTTTTATCGTCCTAGGTCACCTGTCTCCGAAGCTCATTTACCTACGGCCAGCACACCCCAAACGTTAGCACAGAGTAggacaaaacaaatagaagaCATCAAACAAACTCTAGTAAGACCTACCCTAATATCACATTCTATCACAAGTTATTTTGTCGTGGCGGCTACCACCAGGCTACGATAAACGGTCGCGAACGTTTCGCTAACATGCGAACGTGACTTACCGTCATCAACCACTACAAGAAAACTTCTCATGTTTATGGATATTCTCTACTTCCGTCGTGCTTCTCGGATTCCACTACACGCTGCGCGATTATGGGCTACCTACTCGTGCCACATAAGACTTCAGCGGTGTGGGTCCTGAAGCCAAAGGAATCCTTTTCTCTGTACCTTCATTTATatcgtatttatttttctttgattaCGCACCGACTTCAAAGAAGCCGAGTGCTTCTTCATTGGGCGCCATATTGTTACGGAACTGCTTTTTTCTCGGTGGGGCGCGCCGGCTGGCTCATCGGTTTCTCTGGGTGTAGTCCCATCCCTGGCCCGCAGTccgcacaatcgataacaacgaAGCTACACGTCTGTAGCAAAACAGACTTACACAACACTATGCAAAGCGAACAACCACTCGACAACGTCAAGCAATCGGAACTTCTAACTACCCGCCCAACCATGAGACGATCACCTACTCGTCTTTCACTTTCTGCCATTAGATGGCCATCAGCCTGTCCCGGCTGTTATGCCAACTCTCCCCATCAAAGAAAATTTCTCTCTTCAGATATGGTATATAACTGGTTGCATTTCTTATcattattaacatttaatcttaTTTCTTATTCCCCAGCAGGTTATCAATCAAACCATTATTTATACTTTCGGACTCGCGAATATTTCTGGCATTTTAAACCAGGTGCATACGATAAGTtgtatattcttatatttaaaataataggTATAAGTTTTAAGTTTCAATTGCTTTCCTTCTTTCAACTATCTGTAAAAATTTCTAttaatcttaaatatattaaatttcctttttttttggacagAATATCTTTTTCTGTTGGCGACCTTCGACGGCCAGAAATTATTGCCAGTCAACAAAGGAAAGGAAAACAAGGGGAGAAATATAAACACAGGTAATTATTGCACCAATGGGGAGCAACTACCCGCTTAAATAAATgcgtgtatacatatgtgtttcCAACGAAAGGCGTTGTTTGTCAAAGCGCTTATTACCTTGCCTGcctaaagagctctctgggTGAGGAGCACATGCACCTGAGGTgcgtaacatatatatattatatataagtatattgtgAATTACGTATTGTGTGAATTACGCCGACACTTGGCCGCGCTTTGCAAATCCGGCCCGTGAATCCGGGTTGATCTGGCCAGCGTCCTCCGGCGCGGGATTCAAACGTGGTGTGCCACAgaatggctgcggctgctctaATAGAGTATCGCTTTTGAAGAAGTTTTAAATGACGACAGTGTGTTTTAGGTGTATTATTGTTTCGCGTATTATCGATCTTGGGCACTATTTCTTTTGCAATAAGTTAGCACATAAGGAATTATCTTcgcaattaaataataaagaaagccCCTCATGAACAAATGTATcccctttatttttttctatttttctttttggttaaGCATATGTTCCGTGGCCggcaaaaaaaatatccaaCTTCCAAAAATTCTTAACTGTGAGCCCGTACGTCCGCTGTGGACCGCTGTACATttgggcagcaacatcatTGGTGCCGAATTtcggcacacgcatacattggTGAGGCGAGCACCATTGCTGCCCATCtgcacaacattttttttgggtcaatgGCCCAAATGACGGCCAAGGGCATATCCAAGGGCATGCGATCCACTCTCCTCATATTCTCTTTAAGAGCGAACTGGGCGGCCGATAGCAATCGTCGCTTTTGGCGCCATGGATCGCAAgtctggcgttgccacccttCAAAAATTTAGGCTCCGCCGTGGGCCCAGCTTCACCCCGCATACTCTGAccatatgacaaaaaaaaatcgggGTGGCCGATAATATCGCACGCAACCAACTAAGTAAACCCTCGGTGCTGCCGAAAACGTCAAATGCAACATCACCACGCAGATTACTGTAACGCCATGAGTGACCGTTACAAGGAATCTCCGTGCGCAGTTCATGGATTGACCAAGCCGGCTAATAACGCTGCCCAACGTAGGCCACACCCACGACAAGTAATCTATATTTTCGCACTgacccaaaagaaaaaagggAGGACgggcgctgctgccgccattGCCTAGCAGGAAGGTGAGGAAATTACAATTATGTTCGTATATCTTTTGCGTGGAAGACGCCTAGGGCGCGTCCCTGGAGATCTTCTAACTCGTAGGCGTTGATGCACACGGCTCGGGCAACTCGGCTCTTCAAGAATTTCCGGGCGAACTTGGCATTGAAGGCTTTGCTGAAGTTGCTTAGTGCGAAGTTGCGCCTCCACACTTCCTGTCCCGGTTCCAGATGGAGCTGGCGAACGCGGTGGCCGTATCGTTGGCGACTTCGCTCGTATGCGGTGTGCAGGTGGTCCTTGACTTTGCTTCGGATTACAGAGAGTCTGTCCTTCGGATCAAGGTCAGAAATACTGTGATCGGCCAAAGATCTCAGCTTCCTGGACAGTTTGTAACTGGAACTATTCAGGTACATCTGCTGTCCAAAGACCGCGAAGAACGGAGTCACTCTAGTA
Proteins encoded:
- the LOC138911634 gene encoding uncharacterized protein codes for the protein MREATAADVVNFLVHEVFFKFGMPEVIHSDNGRQFVSTSFDAMVRRLALLTCAHQTYLGQDHRDWDAYLPEVEVAIRNAVHRATRVTPFFAVFGQQMYLNGSSYKLSRKMRLLADHSISDLDAKDRLAVVRSQVKDHLHTAYERSRQRYDHRAQLHLEPGQEMWRRNFALSSFGIAFNAKCARKFLKRRVVRAVCTNAYELEDLQGRVLGVFHSKDIRT